The following coding sequences lie in one Deltaproteobacteria bacterium genomic window:
- a CDS encoding pyridoxamine 5'-phosphate oxidase family protein, whose amino-acid sequence MKRRHLIELSAEEQARFLAEHKTIALCSIDHRGYPHVIAMWYEVAADGSVLMTTYAKSQKARNIERNPKVALMAESGATYDQLKGVMIRGRAELIRDLDQCVGVLTRIHQKMGGALVPGIEEAMKAQARKRVVIRVVPERTGSWDHSKLGGVY is encoded by the coding sequence ATGAAACGCCGCCACCTGATTGAGTTGTCCGCAGAGGAACAAGCCCGCTTCCTTGCCGAACATAAGACGATCGCGCTCTGCAGCATCGACCACCGCGGATATCCGCACGTCATCGCCATGTGGTACGAGGTCGCAGCCGACGGCAGCGTGCTGATGACGACCTACGCGAAATCGCAAAAGGCCCGCAACATCGAGCGCAACCCGAAGGTGGCGCTAATGGCCGAGTCGGGCGCTACCTACGATCAGCTCAAGGGCGTCATGATTCGCGGCCGGGCCGAGCTGATCCGCGACCTAGACCAGTGCGTCGGCGTCCTCACCCGCATTCATCAAAAGATGGGAGGGGCACTGGTTCCCGGCATCGAGGAAGCCATGAAGGCACAGGCCCGCAAGCGGGTGGTAATTCGCGTGGTGCCCGAGCGAACCGGCAGCTGGGACCACAGCAAGCTCGGCGGCGTCTACTGA
- a CDS encoding response regulator transcription factor has protein sequence MEEQVSRRQPIPFPDPRPLILIADSHRLCRESLAASVCESAGGLRVRTTPLDLPLIIPALVQARSALLLLSCCTEIMNPLPLLLTVQARAPRTRLMLLAEHDDLPLEEYRRRIPLDAVLQTAGQLCAVMKAIAESWPSREPAALAPDQRRKLTPRELQIARQVMAGLRNAQIAKAIGIAEKTVKVNLTNIFGKLGVSSRSELAALAAELLTPRPSVVWRA, from the coding sequence ATGGAAGAGCAAGTATCGAGGCGGCAGCCGATTCCTTTTCCTGATCCCAGGCCGCTGATTCTGATCGCAGATAGCCACCGGCTCTGTCGCGAGTCGCTGGCAGCGAGCGTCTGCGAGTCGGCCGGCGGGTTACGGGTGCGAACCACGCCGCTGGACTTGCCGCTGATCATACCGGCCCTGGTTCAAGCCCGCTCGGCGCTGTTGTTGCTGTCTTGCTGCACGGAGATCATGAATCCGTTGCCGCTGCTGCTCACGGTGCAGGCACGTGCGCCGCGCACCCGCCTGATGCTTTTGGCCGAACACGACGATCTGCCGCTGGAGGAGTACAGGAGACGAATTCCGCTCGATGCGGTGCTGCAAACGGCCGGGCAGCTTTGCGCCGTGATGAAGGCGATTGCGGAATCGTGGCCGAGCCGCGAGCCGGCAGCCCTGGCGCCCGATCAGCGCCGTAAGCTGACACCGCGCGAGCTGCAGATCGCCCGCCAGGTGATGGCGGGCTTGCGCAACGCCCAGATCGCCAAGGCCATCGGAATCGCCGAGAAGACGGTGAAGGTCAACCTGACCAACATCTTCGGCAAGCTCGGCGTCAGCTCGCGCTCAGAGCTGGCCGCGTTAGCGGCAGAGTTGCTGACGCCGCGTCCCTCAGTTGTGTGGCGCGCCTGA
- a CDS encoding sigma-54-dependent Fis family transcriptional regulator, giving the protein MPAVLVVDDTPGFHAVQQVLQPQGFELCHTEGFARSCRLCRDRRFDLGLIDFRLGTANSAHTGLDLLQELSPQFPAIILSEVTDAPQLRASLCGSVPQYLFKPVTEERLLPLVRSTLATATLPLPLQRLVGTSSAMAELRARIQAVAPRPVRVLIVGASGSGKELVARAIHGLSPRHAGPFVGVNCAALPRELVESELFGYERGAFTGASSRRRGLFELAHRGTLFLDEIEELAPEAQAKLLRVLEDLHFRRVGGEEELDVDVRVIAASNQDLRRRMAAGQFRDDLFHRLSVVTLTVPALGERHSDIPQLVRFFLHEFGAESLQLSAAALSQLERYAWPGNVRELRNVIERTIVFATGGEIAAFDLGLHSGAAATVARPSSVQHAVSNLSTAFTNAVRAGNTPRGLLSAIERSLAETALSLASGNKTAAARWLDLDRKALDRRLRRGEPNQCSAPTPAMAEATEPAPGANDNRR; this is encoded by the coding sequence ATGCCTGCCGTGCTAGTGGTCGACGACACGCCGGGGTTTCACGCCGTCCAGCAGGTGCTGCAACCGCAGGGCTTTGAGCTGTGCCATACGGAAGGATTTGCGCGCAGTTGTCGGCTGTGCCGCGACCGGCGCTTTGATCTCGGACTGATCGACTTTCGCCTCGGAACGGCCAACAGCGCCCACACCGGGCTGGACTTGTTGCAGGAGCTGTCGCCGCAATTTCCGGCAATTATTCTCAGCGAAGTGACTGACGCGCCCCAGCTGCGGGCGTCGTTGTGTGGTAGCGTGCCGCAGTACCTGTTCAAGCCCGTGACGGAGGAGCGCCTACTCCCGCTGGTCCGCTCGACGCTGGCTACCGCCACCCTGCCCCTGCCCCTGCAGCGGCTGGTCGGCACCAGCTCGGCGATGGCGGAGCTGCGGGCGCGGATTCAGGCGGTGGCGCCACGCCCGGTACGTGTCCTCATTGTGGGCGCCTCCGGCAGCGGCAAAGAGCTGGTCGCTCGCGCCATCCATGGCCTCAGCCCCCGGCATGCCGGGCCGTTTGTCGGCGTGAACTGTGCTGCCTTGCCACGTGAACTGGTCGAGTCAGAGCTGTTCGGTTACGAACGCGGTGCGTTCACGGGCGCGTCGAGCAGGAGGCGCGGGCTGTTCGAGCTAGCACATCGGGGAACGCTTTTTCTCGATGAGATCGAGGAGCTCGCCCCCGAGGCCCAGGCAAAGCTGCTGCGGGTGCTGGAGGACTTGCACTTTCGGCGAGTGGGCGGGGAGGAGGAGCTCGACGTTGACGTGCGCGTCATTGCAGCGAGCAATCAGGACCTGCGCCGGCGCATGGCCGCGGGGCAGTTCCGCGACGACCTGTTCCACCGCTTGAGTGTGGTGACGCTGACCGTCCCCGCCCTCGGCGAGCGCCACAGCGATATCCCACAACTGGTGCGCTTCTTCCTGCACGAATTCGGGGCGGAAAGCCTCCAGCTGAGTGCGGCAGCCTTGAGCCAACTAGAACGCTATGCTTGGCCGGGCAACGTGCGCGAGTTGCGCAACGTCATCGAGAGGACCATCGTCTTCGCCACCGGTGGTGAAATCGCCGCTTTTGATCTCGGCTTGCACAGTGGCGCTGCCGCCACCGTCGCGCGGCCGTCGTCGGTACAACACGCGGTCTCCAACCTAAGCACGGCCTTCACCAACGCGGTCCGCGCCGGCAACACCCCGCGCGGCCTGCTCTCGGCCATCGAACGATCCCTGGCCGAGACCGCTCTCAGCTTAGCCAGCGGCAATAAGACCGCCGCGGCCCGCTGGCTCGATCTCGATCGCAAGGCACTCGACCGCCGCCTTCGTCGCGGCGAGCCGAACCAATGCAGCGCGCCGACTCCTGCGATGGCAGAGGCAACAGAACCGGCGCCTGGCGCCAACGACAATCGCCGGTAG
- a CDS encoding 50S ribosomal protein L9: MEVILREEVPHLGVTGDVVKVKPGYARNYLLPRGLAIVADRRNVKALEHLKRVAGEKREREKRAAESVAQKITALRLVIKARAGEEGKLFGSVTNQDIEKALAAAGHAIERKRVRLTEPIKTLGEHSVAIHLAPGVDPHATIIVEPEE; the protein is encoded by the coding sequence ATGGAAGTCATTCTGCGCGAGGAAGTGCCGCACCTTGGCGTTACCGGCGACGTGGTCAAGGTAAAGCCGGGTTATGCGCGCAATTATCTGCTGCCACGTGGCCTGGCGATCGTCGCCGACCGCCGCAACGTCAAGGCGCTGGAACATCTGAAGCGCGTTGCCGGCGAGAAGCGCGAGCGCGAGAAACGAGCGGCGGAGAGCGTGGCGCAGAAGATCACCGCGCTGCGCTTGGTCATCAAGGCGCGAGCCGGTGAAGAGGGGAAGCTTTTCGGGTCGGTTACTAATCAGGACATCGAGAAAGCGCTGGCGGCCGCCGGGCACGCGATCGAGCGCAAGCGCGTTCGCCTGACCGAGCCGATTAAAACGCTCGGCGAGCACAGCGTGGCGATCCACCTTGCACCCGGCGTCGACCCGCATGCGACGATAATTGTCGAACCTGAGGAGTAG
- a CDS encoding DUF2232 domain-containing protein, translating to MRLATAHGSSAVGAAVAATGGLFVTAVVGAPVSVVLLPFVPLPGLLLGGRHGAGALAACVALTTLVAAALLGPGPALTYMLTIGGPTLAAAAALRRAWSVERTVLLGAGAWSLAVAVLLLVTYGSPNLVLEGLRERLQESFDLAVSASGRFGMEPDAASDLLAMREPMLAGILGILPGVLVLAGGFTMLLNVLIVRSLLPWLQLADLRTWSVPAALIWGFIGAGFGMFAPLPEIALVARNAFVMLLGCYLCQGLAVISFFLAQFQVRRSLRVASYVLIATQQVLLAVVLLLGIFDLWANFRRLGVILSNQADD from the coding sequence GTGCGCTTAGCGACTGCACATGGTTCGTCTGCCGTGGGGGCGGCGGTGGCGGCAACCGGCGGGTTGTTCGTGACCGCCGTCGTCGGTGCGCCGGTGTCGGTGGTGCTGCTGCCATTCGTGCCGCTGCCGGGTCTGTTGCTGGGCGGCCGCCACGGTGCCGGTGCTCTGGCCGCGTGTGTGGCGCTGACTACGCTGGTGGCTGCTGCGCTGCTCGGACCCGGGCCGGCATTGACCTATATGCTTACGATCGGCGGGCCGACGTTGGCTGCGGCGGCGGCTCTGCGCCGGGCCTGGTCCGTCGAACGTACGGTGTTGCTCGGAGCCGGGGCCTGGAGCCTGGCAGTGGCGGTATTGCTGTTGGTCACCTACGGTTCGCCGAACCTGGTGCTGGAGGGCTTGCGCGAGCGGTTGCAAGAGAGCTTCGATCTGGCCGTTTCGGCATCCGGCCGCTTCGGCATGGAGCCGGACGCGGCCAGCGATCTCCTGGCGATGCGTGAGCCCATGCTGGCCGGAATTCTGGGAATTCTGCCGGGCGTGCTGGTACTGGCTGGCGGGTTCACGATGCTGCTGAACGTGCTCATAGTCCGCAGCCTGCTGCCGTGGCTGCAGTTGGCCGACCTGCGCACCTGGAGCGTACCGGCCGCGTTGATCTGGGGGTTCATCGGCGCCGGTTTCGGTATGTTCGCGCCGCTGCCGGAGATCGCACTGGTTGCGCGCAACGCCTTCGTGATGCTGCTCGGATGCTACCTGTGCCAGGGGCTGGCGGTGATCAGCTTCTTTCTGGCACAGTTTCAAGTTCGCCGCAGCCTACGCGTCGCCTCCTATGTGCTGATTGCCACGCAACAAGTGTTGCTGGCAGTGGTGTTGCTGCTTGGTATCTTCGACCTGTGGGCAAACTTCCGCCGCCTCGGTGTGATCTTGTCCAACCAGGCCGATGACTGA
- a CDS encoding 30S ribosomal protein S18 — protein MAEAGPRGGRGRSAGRGDDRERGGAGGGGFRRRGAGRRKVCRFCADKEAIIDYKDTRTLATFITDRGKIVPSRISGNCARHQRRLRVAIKRARTVALVPYTAAM, from the coding sequence ATGGCAGAGGCAGGTCCAAGGGGCGGCAGGGGCCGCAGCGCAGGCCGCGGCGACGATCGCGAGCGTGGCGGAGCCGGCGGCGGCGGCTTTCGACGGCGGGGTGCCGGACGTCGTAAAGTCTGTCGCTTCTGCGCCGACAAGGAAGCGATCATCGACTACAAGGATACCCGCACGCTGGCGACTTTTATCACCGATCGTGGCAAGATCGTTCCGAGCCGCATCAGCGGCAACTGCGCCCGTCACCAGCGGCGCTTGCGGGTAGCCATCAAGCGGGCGCGCACGGTGGCGCTGGTGCCCTATACGGCGGCGATGTAA
- the rpsF gene encoding 30S ribosomal protein S6, whose amino-acid sequence MQQYETLFVLHPEVPEAQVRETIERAKRLLEGMGGSVGQVHEWGLRDLAYPIQKQRRGYYVVIEYGAGGEAVRELERTLKIADEVMRFVSVRAAEVKRKESTGRKKAARAVSAPSEPEETTVVPE is encoded by the coding sequence ATGCAGCAATACGAAACTCTCTTTGTGCTGCACCCCGAGGTGCCGGAAGCGCAAGTCCGTGAGACCATTGAACGGGCTAAGCGGTTGCTCGAAGGCATGGGCGGGAGTGTCGGACAGGTACACGAATGGGGCTTACGCGACCTGGCGTATCCCATCCAGAAGCAGCGCCGCGGCTACTACGTCGTGATCGAGTATGGCGCCGGTGGCGAGGCGGTGCGGGAGCTCGAGCGGACACTGAAGATCGCCGACGAGGTCATGCGTTTCGTCTCAGTGCGGGCGGCGGAGGTCAAGCGCAAGGAGAGCACCGGCCGCAAGAAGGCGGCGCGGGCTGTATCCGCGCCCAGCGAACCGGAAGAGACTACCGTAGTCCCGGAGTAA
- a CDS encoding aminoacyl-tRNA hydrolase — protein sequence MYLVVGLGNPGRRYAATRHNVGFMVIERLAERWRIELTRAMPGLKIGEGGVAGQAVRLVEPERFMNTSGEALLPLQPQAASLIVIHDDIDLAYGQLRVKRGGGAGGHRGVASIMECSGADFVRVRLGVGRPQPGEDAVAHVLAAFRPEELEHLAPLLETAADAVETVLREGLEAAMNRFNQRRPAVAGAN from the coding sequence ATGTACCTCGTCGTGGGCCTGGGCAACCCCGGCCGACGGTACGCTGCCACCCGACACAATGTGGGTTTCATGGTCATCGAGCGCTTGGCCGAGCGCTGGCGCATTGAATTGACGCGAGCAATGCCAGGCCTCAAGATCGGCGAGGGCGGTGTTGCCGGCCAGGCGGTACGTCTGGTCGAGCCGGAGCGCTTCATGAATACGAGTGGGGAGGCTCTGCTGCCGTTGCAGCCGCAGGCTGCGAGCTTGATCGTTATCCACGACGATATCGATCTGGCTTACGGGCAGCTGCGGGTCAAACGCGGCGGCGGTGCCGGCGGCCATCGCGGGGTGGCGTCGATCATGGAGTGCAGCGGCGCTGACTTTGTTCGTGTGCGGCTGGGCGTCGGCCGCCCGCAACCCGGTGAGGACGCCGTGGCGCACGTGTTGGCGGCGTTTCGCCCGGAAGAATTGGAGCACCTCGCGCCGCTGCTCGAGACGGCGGCCGATGCGGTCGAGACCGTGCTCCGCGAGGGCCTGGAAGCAGCGATGAATCGATTCAACCAGCGCCGGCCAGCAGTGGCGGGCGCGAACTAG
- a CDS encoding 50S ribosomal protein L25/general stress protein Ctc — METVDLSVEPRSGTGKGPARQLRRSGAVPGVFYGPKRSPLSVSINAKEYRTKIAGLEGSTHLIKLCSGAQDLANKVALIKEVQLDPVSGALLHADFYEVDVTAKLRVQVPLHFVGKAAGIVEGGILQPLQREVLVECLPFDIPQYIEVDVTPLKIHDTIHIAALRSPAGVELVYDSDVALVTVLPPTVEEVKVEAAEAEAAVPVEGAAAEAAKGEAKGGAA; from the coding sequence ATGGAGACGGTGGATTTGAGCGTCGAGCCCCGCAGCGGTACCGGCAAGGGGCCAGCGCGCCAGCTGCGTCGCAGTGGGGCGGTGCCGGGCGTGTTCTACGGCCCCAAGCGTAGCCCACTATCAGTGAGTATAAACGCCAAAGAGTATCGTACAAAGATCGCCGGCTTGGAGGGGTCAACCCACTTGATCAAGTTGTGCTCCGGCGCGCAGGACTTGGCGAACAAGGTGGCGTTGATCAAAGAGGTGCAGCTCGATCCGGTCAGCGGCGCGCTCTTACACGCCGATTTCTACGAGGTTGACGTTACGGCCAAGCTGCGCGTCCAGGTGCCGCTGCATTTTGTCGGCAAGGCGGCGGGCATCGTCGAAGGCGGCATCTTGCAGCCGTTGCAGCGTGAGGTGCTGGTCGAGTGCTTGCCCTTCGATATCCCGCAGTACATCGAAGTTGACGTGACGCCGTTGAAGATTCACGACACCATCCACATCGCCGCACTGCGGAGCCCGGCGGGGGTGGAGTTGGTGTACGACAGCGATGTGGCGCTGGTGACCGTACTGCCGCCGACGGTGGAAGAGGTGAAGGTTGAAGCCGCCGAGGCCGAAGCGGCGGTGCCGGTCGAAGGGGCGGCGGCCGAAGCGGCCAAGGGCGAGGCCAAGGGCGGAGCGGCGTAA
- a CDS encoding ribose-phosphate pyrophosphokinase: protein MRDEIQVFAGNSNPALAQAVCQYLGVRPGDADVRRFSDGEINVKISDNVRGGDVFVVQSTCTPVNDNLMELLLLLDAFKRASAKRVTAVVPYFGYARQDRKVYPRVPISAKLVADLITTSGASRLLTTDLHAGQIQGFFDIPVDNLFATRVLLKYVRDRLPGDGLCVVSPDPGGVERARAFAKHLNAGLAIIDKRRPRPNEVAEMRVVGEVEGQKTIIVDDIVDTAGTLAAAAAALREAGATEVYACCTHPVLSGPAIERIEQSVLKELIVTDTIPLSPIGQRCSKIHTLSVAQLLGEAIRRTHNEESISSLFD from the coding sequence GTGAGAGACGAAATACAGGTGTTTGCTGGGAACTCAAACCCGGCACTGGCGCAAGCGGTCTGCCAGTACTTGGGCGTGCGCCCAGGAGATGCCGACGTGCGTCGCTTCAGCGACGGCGAGATCAACGTGAAGATATCGGACAACGTCCGCGGCGGAGACGTCTTTGTCGTCCAATCCACCTGCACCCCGGTGAACGATAACCTGATGGAGTTGCTGCTGCTGCTCGATGCCTTCAAGCGGGCCTCGGCAAAAAGGGTCACCGCGGTGGTGCCCTATTTCGGCTATGCGCGCCAGGACCGCAAGGTCTACCCCCGCGTTCCGATCAGCGCCAAGCTGGTGGCCGACCTCATTACGACCTCGGGCGCCTCACGCTTGCTCACCACCGATCTGCATGCTGGCCAGATTCAGGGCTTCTTCGACATCCCCGTCGACAACCTGTTTGCGACGCGGGTGCTGCTCAAGTACGTGCGCGACCGGCTGCCGGGCGATGGGTTGTGCGTAGTCTCGCCCGATCCCGGTGGGGTGGAGCGCGCCCGGGCCTTCGCCAAGCACCTCAATGCCGGCCTCGCCATCATCGATAAGCGGCGCCCGCGCCCGAATGAGGTGGCCGAGATGCGGGTAGTCGGCGAAGTGGAAGGCCAGAAGACCATCATTGTGGACGACATCGTCGACACCGCCGGCACCTTGGCGGCGGCGGCGGCGGCGCTGCGCGAGGCCGGAGCCACCGAGGTTTACGCCTGCTGCACCCATCCGGTGCTCTCGGGCCCGGCGATCGAGCGCATCGAACAGTCGGTGCTGAAGGAGCTGATCGTCACCGACACCATCCCACTGTCGCCGATCGGCCAGCGCTGCAGCAAGATCCACACGCTCTCCGTGGCGCAACTGCTGGGTGAGGCGATCCGGCGAACCCATAACGAGGAGTCGATCAGCTCGCTGTTCGATTGA
- the ispE gene encoding 4-(cytidine 5'-diphospho)-2-C-methyl-D-erythritol kinase: MGGQSATGGTTVAGPATARVLAPAKVNLFLRITGRRADGYHLLDSLMVPVDLYDELAFTIQRGGATRITLGCDRPEIPADQRNLVHAAAELLLAESGVTAAVHVELTKRIPAAAGLGGGSSDAAATLLALNRLLEARHSKAQLAQWAARLGADVPFFIYGRPARVGGVGEIVTPAEGWGGIALVVAFPGVGLSTAAIYRQYDAAGVSPHRPEVSLTNPLPATSIAAFAGGKRPAWSMLVNDLEAVAAEAFPELRSLKKMLMQLGAEGALMTGSGSAVFGVWRTRSAAEVAAGAVRERGVWAVAVQTLEISPAAA, translated from the coding sequence GTGGGGGGTCAATCTGCGACCGGGGGCACGACGGTGGCCGGGCCGGCGACGGCGCGTGTTCTGGCGCCTGCCAAGGTGAACCTGTTCTTGCGCATCACCGGGCGCCGTGCCGACGGTTACCACCTGCTCGATTCGCTGATGGTGCCCGTCGATCTCTACGACGAGCTGGCGTTCACGATCCAACGCGGTGGCGCGACTCGGATCACGCTCGGCTGTGATCGGCCCGAGATTCCGGCGGACCAGCGCAACTTGGTTCACGCGGCAGCGGAGCTGTTGCTGGCCGAGAGCGGTGTCACGGCGGCGGTGCATGTCGAGTTGACCAAGCGCATCCCCGCCGCTGCGGGTTTGGGAGGGGGCAGCAGTGACGCCGCGGCCACGTTACTGGCCCTGAACCGGCTTCTGGAAGCGCGCCATAGTAAGGCCCAACTGGCCCAATGGGCGGCCCGACTCGGCGCCGATGTGCCATTCTTCATCTACGGGCGGCCGGCACGGGTCGGAGGTGTTGGCGAAATCGTGACGCCGGCTGAAGGCTGGGGCGGGATCGCACTGGTAGTTGCGTTCCCCGGAGTCGGCCTGTCCACGGCCGCGATTTATCGGCAGTACGATGCGGCCGGGGTAAGTCCGCACCGGCCGGAGGTTTCGTTGACAAACCCGCTGCCGGCCACTAGTATCGCCGCTTTCGCTGGCGGCAAAAGACCCGCGTGGTCGATGCTGGTCAACGATCTTGAGGCTGTGGCCGCCGAGGCGTTTCCCGAGTTGCGATCCCTCAAGAAGATGCTGATGCAACTCGGTGCCGAGGGTGCCCTGATGACGGGGAGTGGCTCGGCAGTCTTCGGCGTGTGGCGCACGCGCTCGGCGGCGGAGGTGGCGGCTGGTGCCGTCAGGGAGCGCGGCGTGTGGGCGGTCGCGGTGCAGACGTTAGAAATCTCGCCCGCGGCAGCGTGA